The proteins below come from a single Desulfomicrobium escambiense DSM 10707 genomic window:
- the trsS gene encoding radical SAM (seleno)protein TrsS, translating into MSRVVGTVGSVCPECLGRVEGQLVEDGGCVRLVKRCPEHGEFSTVVWRGEPAFSSWARPKIPFGGGPREAVGQGCPYDCGLCARHNQRTCTALVEVTSRCNLGCPVCFADSGGAGRDLDHDTLARMFDQIMARTGGCNLQLSGGEPTVRGDLPQIVAMAKRAGFGFVQLNTNGLRLAEAPGLAVELAEAGLSSIFLQFDGVRDEVFRSLRGRDLFEIKVRAVDNASAAGLGIVLVPTVARGVNTDQLWDIVRFGLDRQPHVRGVHFQPMSYFGRYPENFTPDHVTLPELMTGLEAQSGGIVKVSDFLPPGCEHALCSFSGKYMTREDGSLTRLGSASCDCTPKPAEAGALKSIGVTARQWSSPAALSPHPPCTGQGAEPLAGRGAAPRISSTSTPTPDNDLDRFLARARTHTFTISAMAFQDAWSLNLERLQGCCIHVAQPDGRLVPFCAFNLTSRDGRSLYRGRA; encoded by the coding sequence ATGAGTAGGGTGGTCGGCACGGTCGGCAGCGTGTGCCCCGAGTGTCTGGGCCGGGTTGAAGGGCAGCTGGTGGAGGATGGCGGGTGCGTGCGGCTGGTCAAACGCTGCCCCGAGCACGGCGAGTTTTCGACCGTGGTCTGGCGCGGGGAGCCGGCGTTTTCAAGCTGGGCGCGGCCCAAGATCCCCTTCGGCGGCGGGCCGCGCGAGGCCGTGGGGCAGGGGTGCCCTTACGACTGCGGCCTGTGCGCCCGCCACAACCAGCGGACCTGTACGGCCCTGGTGGAGGTCACGTCGCGCTGCAACCTGGGCTGCCCCGTGTGCTTCGCCGACAGCGGCGGGGCGGGGCGGGACTTGGACCACGACACCCTGGCGCGAATGTTCGACCAGATCATGGCCCGCACGGGAGGCTGCAACCTGCAGCTCTCGGGCGGCGAGCCCACGGTGCGCGGGGATCTGCCGCAGATCGTGGCCATGGCCAAGCGGGCCGGCTTCGGCTTCGTGCAGCTCAACACCAACGGCCTGCGGCTGGCCGAAGCCCCCGGGCTGGCCGTCGAGCTGGCCGAGGCCGGGCTGTCGTCCATCTTTCTGCAGTTCGACGGGGTGCGCGACGAAGTCTTCCGTTCCCTGCGCGGCCGGGACCTGTTCGAGATCAAGGTTCGGGCGGTGGACAATGCATCGGCGGCGGGCCTGGGCATCGTCCTCGTGCCCACGGTGGCGCGCGGCGTGAACACGGACCAGCTCTGGGACATCGTGCGCTTCGGCCTGGACCGCCAGCCACATGTGCGCGGCGTCCATTTTCAGCCTATGAGCTATTTCGGGCGGTACCCCGAGAACTTCACCCCGGATCACGTCACACTGCCCGAGCTCATGACGGGCCTGGAGGCGCAGAGCGGGGGCATCGTCAAGGTTTCCGATTTCCTGCCGCCGGGCTGCGAGCATGCCCTGTGTTCCTTCTCGGGCAAGTACATGACGCGCGAGGACGGCAGCCTCACGCGCCTGGGCAGCGCCTCCTGCGACTGCACGCCCAAACCCGCCGAGGCCGGCGCCCTCAAGTCCATCGGCGTAACGGCCCGCCAATGGTCCTCCCCGGCCGCTCTTTCCCCGCATCCCCCATGCACGGGTCAAGGGGCCGAGCCCCTTGCGGGGCGCGGGGCGGCGCCCCGCATCTCTTCCACTTCCACTCCCACCCCCGACAACGACCTCGACCGCTTCCTGGCCAGGGCCCGGACCCACACGTTCACCATCTCGGCCATGGCCTTCCAGGACGCGTGGAGCCTCAACCTGGAGCGCCTGCAGGGCTGCTGCATCCACGTGGCGCAGCCTGACGGGCGCTTGGTGCCGTTCTGCGCCTTCAACCTGACGTCCCGCGACGGCCGCAGTCTGTACCGGGGGCGTGCGTGA
- a CDS encoding DVU_1553 family AMP-dependent CoA ligase — MRVSTVDGLTSRRLGIFGPLERGRLEGAQMAALRATVLHAKAGSPWYRERLAGVAAETLRCPADLARLPFVTVADVAAFGRRMVCVPQGEVARIVTLQTSGSTGTPKRLHFTRDDLDGTLDFFLHGMLNLVGQEDRVLALLPFSQPDSTGDLLIRALSGGGVHCAGLWPPVDAGELAQFIAAERYSCLVGLPQHLLALSDALPFGAVRTMLLCSDYAPPALRRRIEEACGCETFLHYGATETGLGGGVECEVHDGCHLRESDLLFEIVDPVTGAVLGGGEEGEVVVTTLGRRAMPLLRYRTGDLARLAKGRCACGGVTARLCDVTGRGNACVLGGGFSLTSRELDDRLFDVEGLLDYRATLESCAGADRLGVEFRAGAGHEHLERDLGLALRRVPGVAAALELGSLSLAPMRRVEVFSPSHTVKRTINDQRGSTL, encoded by the coding sequence GTGAGGGTCAGCACCGTCGACGGCCTCACGTCCCGCAGGCTGGGAATCTTCGGTCCCCTGGAGCGGGGTCGTCTGGAGGGGGCGCAGATGGCGGCGCTGCGCGCGACGGTCTTGCACGCGAAAGCGGGCAGTCCATGGTACCGTGAGCGGTTGGCGGGAGTGGCGGCGGAGACGCTGCGTTGTCCGGCCGACCTGGCGCGGTTGCCTTTCGTGACCGTGGCGGATGTGGCCGCCTTCGGCCGGCGCATGGTCTGCGTGCCCCAGGGCGAGGTGGCGCGCATCGTGACCCTGCAGACCTCGGGCAGCACCGGGACACCCAAGCGGCTGCACTTCACGCGGGACGACCTGGACGGGACTCTTGATTTCTTCCTGCACGGCATGTTGAACTTGGTGGGGCAGGAGGACCGGGTTCTGGCCTTGCTGCCCTTCAGCCAGCCCGACAGCACCGGGGACCTGCTCATCCGCGCCCTGTCCGGCGGCGGGGTGCACTGCGCCGGGCTTTGGCCGCCTGTGGACGCGGGCGAACTGGCGCAATTCATCGCGGCGGAGAGGTATTCGTGCCTCGTGGGCCTGCCCCAGCATCTTCTGGCCCTGTCGGATGCGCTGCCCTTTGGCGCGGTCCGGACCATGCTGCTGTGTTCGGATTACGCCCCGCCAGCCCTGCGCCGGCGCATCGAGGAGGCCTGCGGCTGCGAGACATTTCTGCACTACGGCGCCACGGAGACGGGCCTTGGCGGCGGCGTGGAGTGCGAAGTCCATGACGGCTGCCATCTGCGGGAGTCCGACCTTCTTTTCGAGATCGTGGACCCGGTAACGGGCGCGGTTTTGGGCGGGGGGGAGGAGGGCGAGGTGGTCGTGACCACGCTGGGCCGCCGGGCCATGCCGCTGCTGCGCTACCGCACGGGCGACCTGGCCCGCCTGGCCAAGGGGCGGTGCGCCTGCGGCGGCGTCACGGCGCGGTTGTGCGATGTGACCGGACGCGGGAATGCGTGCGTTCTCGGCGGGGGTTTCAGCTTGACCAGCCGGGAACTGGACGACAGGCTTTTCGACGTGGAGGGACTTTTGGACTATCGCGCCACGCTGGAGTCTTGCGCAGGTGCGGACCGCCTGGGCGTTGAATTCCGGGCCGGGGCGGGGCATGAGCATCTGGAGCGGGACCTGGGGCTGGCCCTGCGGCGCGTTCCCGGGGTGGCCGCGGCCCTGGAGCTTGGGAGTTTGAGCCTGGCCCCCATGCGCCGAGTCGAGGTCTTTTCGCCGTCCCACACCGTCAAGCGCACCATCAACGATCAACGCGGGAGCACGCTTTGA
- a CDS encoding XdhC family aldehyde oxidoreductase maturation factor: MKDILESLLETLAQGRDAVFCGIVESSGSAPRTSGARMLVLPDGSIRGSVGGGPVEGASLVRARKMFDSGESHVLLPFDLNSHTAAQAGMVCGGAVKVLLQRVTPERRGFFEKLKDLHDARQRPAMVTVMGPERAPALALWSEATGLDGADLPEGMALELARKAAKTRQNFSLEGNGLRVFAEPLVAPTVLHLVGAGHVALATAKVAAFAGFEVVVMDDRAEFASAERYPEAREVRVLENFNQCLKDLGPDDYVVIVTRGHLHDRDVLAQALRTEAGYVGMIGSRSKRDAVYRSLLENGCTQADIDRVFCPIGLTIGADTPEEIAVSIVAEMIGVRAGVQG; encoded by the coding sequence TTGAAGGATATACTCGAATCATTGCTGGAAACCCTGGCTCAGGGGCGGGATGCCGTCTTCTGCGGCATCGTCGAGAGCTCGGGCTCGGCCCCTCGCACGTCCGGAGCCAGGATGCTGGTCCTGCCGGACGGGAGCATCCGCGGTTCCGTGGGCGGCGGCCCCGTTGAGGGGGCCAGCCTGGTCCGGGCCAGGAAGATGTTTGACAGCGGCGAGTCGCACGTTTTGCTTCCCTTCGACCTGAATTCGCACACGGCCGCCCAGGCGGGCATGGTCTGTGGCGGGGCGGTCAAGGTGCTGCTGCAGCGCGTCACGCCCGAGCGTCGCGGCTTTTTCGAAAAGCTGAAGGACCTGCATGACGCGCGGCAACGGCCGGCCATGGTGACCGTCATGGGGCCCGAACGGGCGCCCGCCCTGGCCTTGTGGTCCGAGGCGACGGGCCTGGATGGCGCGGATCTGCCCGAAGGCATGGCTCTCGAGCTGGCCCGCAAGGCGGCGAAGACGCGCCAGAATTTCAGCCTCGAAGGCAATGGTCTGCGCGTCTTTGCGGAGCCTCTGGTCGCACCCACGGTGCTGCACCTCGTCGGCGCGGGGCACGTGGCTCTGGCCACGGCCAAGGTGGCGGCCTTCGCCGGGTTCGAAGTGGTGGTCATGGACGACCGGGCCGAGTTCGCCAGCGCGGAGCGCTACCCCGAGGCCCGCGAGGTGCGGGTGCTGGAAAATTTCAACCAATGCCTGAAGGATCTGGGTCCCGACGACTACGTGGTCATCGTCACCCGCGGCCACCTGCACGACCGCGATGTTTTGGCCCAGGCCCTGCGGACCGAGGCGGGGTACGTCGGCATGATCGGCAGCCGCAGCAAGCGCGACGCGGTCTACCGCTCCCTGCTCGAGAACGGCTGTACGCAGGCCGACATCGACCGCGTCTTCTGTCCCATCGGTCTGACCATCGGCGCCGACACGCCCGAGGAAATCGCCGTGAGCATTGTCGCCGAGATGATCGGGGTGCGTGCCGGGGTGCAGGGATGA
- a CDS encoding DVU_1551 family NTP transferase, which translates to MTVGRFGAVILAAGFSSRMGGFKPLMDLGGMTVLSRCVHVFREAGIESPLVVTGHRAAEVEAEVVRLGVTFTRNAGYADGMFSSVRAAASACAGLPGLDAFFILPADIPLVRPATVNLMLDAFDGRVAYPVFAGERGHPPLIPAGLIPRILGHDGRGGLQGLLADAPSLDVPVWDRGILLDADTPDDFAVLQRRASRLHVGDRDEALALAGQSMPERGLAHGLAVAAVALRMGEELNRKGAGLDLDLVHNAALLHDVAKGWPHHEAAGGELLARLGLGGLSRIVAAHRDVPPPASGLLTEKEVVCLADKLVRCDRRISVEDRFGEKLALYACDENACAAIRGRMNNALALRGMVEKACGRGLEDILAGVLP; encoded by the coding sequence ATGACGGTCGGGCGTTTCGGCGCCGTCATCCTGGCGGCCGGTTTCTCCTCGCGCATGGGCGGCTTCAAGCCCCTCATGGATCTCGGCGGGATGACGGTCCTGTCGCGCTGCGTGCATGTGTTCCGGGAGGCGGGCATAGAAAGCCCGCTGGTCGTGACCGGGCACCGCGCCGCGGAGGTCGAGGCCGAAGTGGTCCGGCTGGGCGTCACCTTTACGCGCAACGCCGGGTATGCGGACGGCATGTTCTCGTCGGTGCGGGCGGCGGCGTCAGCCTGTGCCGGCCTGCCCGGTCTGGACGCATTTTTCATTCTTCCGGCGGACATTCCGCTGGTGCGGCCGGCCACGGTCAACCTCATGCTCGACGCCTTCGACGGTCGCGTGGCCTACCCGGTCTTCGCGGGCGAGCGGGGTCACCCGCCGCTGATCCCCGCAGGCCTGATCCCGCGCATTCTGGGGCACGACGGCCGGGGCGGGTTGCAAGGGCTGCTGGCGGACGCGCCATCCCTCGACGTCCCGGTCTGGGACAGGGGCATCCTGCTGGACGCCGACACGCCCGACGATTTCGCCGTCCTGCAGCGGCGCGCCTCCCGCCTGCATGTCGGGGACCGCGACGAGGCTCTGGCCCTGGCCGGGCAGTCCATGCCCGAGCGTGGCCTGGCCCATGGCCTGGCCGTGGCCGCGGTGGCCCTGCGCATGGGGGAGGAGCTGAACCGCAAGGGCGCGGGGCTCGATCTGGATCTGGTCCACAACGCCGCCCTGCTGCACGATGTGGCCAAGGGCTGGCCTCACCACGAGGCCGCCGGCGGCGAGTTGCTTGCGCGTCTGGGTCTGGGCGGCCTGTCTCGGATCGTGGCCGCCCACCGCGACGTGCCGCCTCCGGCATCGGGCCTGCTCACGGAAAAGGAGGTCGTCTGCCTGGCGGACAAGCTGGTGCGTTGCGACCGGCGCATTTCCGTGGAGGACCGGTTCGGCGAGAAGCTGGCCCTGTACGCCTGCGACGAGAACGCCTGCGCCGCCATCCGCGGCCGCATGAACAACGCTCTGGCCCTGCGGGGCATGGTCGAGAAGGCCTGTGGCCGCGGCCTGGAGGACATTCTGGCCGGGGTGCTGCCGTGA
- a CDS encoding histidine phosphatase family protein, translated as MSEVYLVRHGEITQSAPRRFVGRTDLPLTDAGREQMAAVARFLTGRGVVRLVCSPLARCVESAGIVGAVLGLVPETAADLREISLGSWEGLTVDEVRERFPGRYEARGRNLAGFRPPGGESFADVQRRAWPAFELAATDLDEPLAIVAHGGVNRVLLCRILGMPLENLFRLEQHYACVNILHAGEGEYRVAAMNLLTL; from the coding sequence GTGAGCGAGGTCTATCTCGTCCGCCACGGGGAGATCACGCAGTCCGCGCCGCGCCGCTTCGTGGGCCGGACGGACCTGCCGCTGACGGACGCGGGCCGTGAACAGATGGCGGCCGTGGCGCGGTTTCTGACCGGCAGAGGCGTGGTGCGCCTGGTATGCAGCCCCTTGGCGCGCTGCGTGGAGAGTGCGGGGATTGTCGGCGCTGTTCTGGGGCTTGTGCCCGAGACGGCTGCGGATCTGCGCGAAATCAGCCTGGGCTCCTGGGAGGGCCTGACCGTGGACGAAGTCCGCGAGCGCTTTCCCGGCCGCTACGAGGCCAGGGGCCGCAATCTGGCCGGCTTCCGCCCGCCGGGCGGCGAGAGCTTCGCCGACGTGCAGCGCAGGGCCTGGCCCGCCTTCGAGCTTGCCGCCACGGACCTGGACGAGCCTCTGGCCATCGTGGCCCACGGCGGCGTGAATCGCGTTCTCCTGTGCCGCATCCTGGGCATGCCCCTGGAAAATCTGTTCCGCCTGGAACAGCATTACGCCTGCGTCAACATCCTGCACGCCGGGGAGGGGGAATATCGCGTCGCGGCCATGAATCTGCTCACCCTGTAA
- a CDS encoding OmpP1/FadL family transporter, producing the protein MGRVVAAVVLALLLTGQQVLAAGFAVYEWSARGIALGGTTMARRPDASAVASNPAAMTGLNGTQIMTGLVGVAPMATVSIEGEESCDGESNVWMLPHAYAVTQLGERYWLGIGAFNRFGLGTEFDENWAGNDSVYFASIKSVSLTPVLGMRLTDTWSIGVGAEANYFEFTQKKKVYGAYDLKVQGDDVGVGVNLSTWYAPTDWLSLGLIYRSAIDVHPRGEADSDAPAPYDDHLNGDADGEITLPDSWSLGMCITPMDRLSLEVDVTRTGWSSYEELDISINGSSTGAALKDWQDTWRLGIGAEYALTPAWDLRAGYVYDETPIRTERADYMVPANDRQLFCAGLGWHDQAWSVDLGYTYLLINDRKDATIYVSGGTSETADFEDGDAHLLGVSVAYRF; encoded by the coding sequence ATGGGGAGAGTTGTTGCCGCTGTCGTGTTGGCGCTGCTGCTGACGGGACAGCAGGTTCTGGCGGCCGGATTCGCCGTGTATGAGTGGAGTGCGCGCGGCATCGCGCTGGGCGGAACGACCATGGCCCGGCGGCCCGACGCGTCCGCGGTGGCCTCCAACCCTGCGGCCATGACGGGCCTGAACGGCACGCAGATCATGACCGGCCTGGTCGGGGTGGCTCCCATGGCCACCGTGTCCATCGAAGGCGAGGAGAGCTGCGACGGGGAGTCCAACGTCTGGATGCTGCCCCACGCCTACGCGGTCACGCAGCTGGGTGAGCGCTACTGGCTCGGGATCGGCGCCTTCAACCGTTTCGGCCTGGGCACGGAGTTCGACGAGAACTGGGCCGGAAACGACAGCGTCTACTTCGCGAGCATCAAGAGCGTATCCCTGACCCCGGTCTTGGGCATGCGTCTGACGGACACGTGGTCCATTGGCGTTGGCGCAGAGGCCAACTATTTCGAATTCACGCAGAAAAAGAAGGTATACGGCGCGTACGACCTCAAGGTCCAGGGCGACGACGTGGGCGTTGGCGTCAACCTGTCCACCTGGTACGCGCCCACGGACTGGCTGTCGCTGGGACTCATATACCGCAGCGCCATCGACGTGCACCCGCGCGGCGAGGCCGACAGCGATGCCCCGGCCCCGTACGACGACCATCTGAACGGTGACGCCGACGGCGAGATCACCCTGCCCGATTCCTGGTCCCTGGGCATGTGCATCACCCCCATGGACAGGCTGAGCCTCGAAGTGGACGTCACACGCACGGGCTGGTCCTCGTACGAGGAACTCGACATCAGCATCAATGGGTCCTCGACCGGCGCCGCCCTCAAGGACTGGCAGGACACCTGGCGCCTGGGCATCGGCGCCGAATACGCCCTGACCCCGGCCTGGGACCTGCGCGCAGGCTACGTCTACGACGAGACGCCTATCCGCACCGAGCGGGCCGACTACATGGTCCCGGCCAACGACCGCCAACTCTTCTGCGCCGGCCTGGGCTGGCACGACCAAGCCTGGAGCGTGGACCTGGGCTACACCTACCTGCTCATCAACGACCGCAAGGACGCAACGATCTACGTCAGCGGCGGCACGTCCGAAACCGCCGATTTCGAGGACGGCGACGCCCACCTGCTCGGAGTGAGCGTGGCGTACCGCTTCTAG
- a CDS encoding FlxA-like family protein yields the protein MRIDGAASIAEMYFNARTKTRDADTARADQGDTVTLSSEAKRLLEHFRNMRFEEDQNVSGGPDSGQAGATPRDLAVSMSGIGAGESGGSGTGSQVEDIEKRIKDLMDKVKHIMDSDLPPEQKQSAAAPYLQQIQELQQQLQELTAAGKG from the coding sequence ATGAGAATCGACGGCGCCGCGTCAATCGCCGAAATGTATTTCAACGCCCGGACCAAAACCCGCGACGCAGACACCGCACGCGCCGATCAGGGTGATACGGTCACCCTGTCGTCCGAAGCCAAGCGGCTGTTGGAGCACTTCCGCAACATGCGGTTCGAAGAGGACCAGAACGTGTCCGGCGGGCCCGATTCCGGGCAGGCTGGCGCCACCCCGCGAGATTTGGCCGTCTCCATGTCCGGGATCGGCGCCGGCGAGTCAGGCGGTTCAGGGACGGGCAGCCAGGTCGAGGACATCGAAAAGCGCATCAAGGACCTGATGGACAAGGTCAAGCACATCATGGACAGCGACCTGCCGCCCGAGCAGAAGCAGAGCGCGGCCGCTCCGTATCTGCAGCAGATCCAGGAACTGCAGCAGCAGTTGCAGGAACTGACGGCGGCAGGAAAAGGGTGA
- the lgt gene encoding prolipoprotein diacylglyceryl transferase produces the protein MLIHWNIDPVIVSFGPFALRWYGLLFAAPFLAGLSFFRRVFREEGIAEANLDRLLLYAVLGTVIGARLAHCLFYDPQYYFANPLKIVAIWEGGLASHGGIAGLVCGFWLAGRTFSPRVSLLWLLDRLALPGALGAVCIRLGNFMNSEIVGKPTSGSWGVVFELVDQVPRHPAQLYEAAGYLATLGLLVLLYARLGRRTPLGLLTGLLLTLVFAVRILAEFAKEPQAAYEAGQAFSVGQWLSVPFLALGVGLIAYALKRPGTGSDGPRERNV, from the coding sequence ATGCTGATCCACTGGAACATCGATCCGGTCATCGTTTCCTTCGGCCCGTTCGCTCTGCGTTGGTACGGGTTGCTCTTCGCCGCGCCGTTTCTGGCCGGTCTGTCCTTCTTCAGGCGCGTTTTCCGCGAAGAGGGGATTGCCGAGGCCAACCTCGACCGCTTGCTGCTGTACGCGGTGCTCGGCACGGTCATCGGGGCGCGGCTGGCGCACTGCCTTTTTTACGATCCGCAGTACTATTTCGCCAACCCGCTGAAGATCGTCGCCATCTGGGAGGGCGGGCTGGCCAGTCACGGCGGCATCGCCGGGCTGGTCTGCGGGTTCTGGCTGGCGGGGCGGACGTTCTCGCCGCGCGTTTCCCTCCTGTGGCTTCTGGACCGGCTCGCCTTGCCCGGGGCTTTGGGGGCGGTCTGCATCCGGCTCGGGAATTTCATGAATTCGGAGATCGTCGGCAAGCCCACTTCGGGGTCGTGGGGCGTGGTCTTCGAACTCGTGGACCAAGTTCCCCGGCACCCTGCCCAACTCTACGAGGCGGCAGGGTATCTGGCGACCTTGGGGCTGCTCGTCCTTCTGTACGCGCGGCTTGGCAGGCGCACCCCCCTGGGCCTGCTGACCGGGTTGCTGTTGACGCTCGTCTTTGCGGTGCGCATCCTCGCGGAGTTCGCCAAGGAGCCGCAGGCCGCCTACGAGGCCGGGCAGGCCTTCAGCGTGGGCCAGTGGCTGAGCGTCCCGTTTCTCGCGCTGGGCGTCGGGCTGATCGCATACGCGTTGAAGCGTCCCGGAACCGGTTCCGACGGTCCGCGGGAGCGCAATGTCTGA